Proteins encoded within one genomic window of Patescibacteria group bacterium:
- a CDS encoding four helix bundle protein, protein MKQHVRSFTGLISWQEARRLTLSVYQATSLFPKNEIYGLTSQMRRAAVSVCSNIAEGFSRKSRAEKIQFYTIAKSSLTELQNQLIISLDVHYLDKEVFQRISLVSVGCCKLLSGLIRTAENKQ, encoded by the coding sequence ATGAAACAACATGTTAGGTCTTTTACTGGTTTAATATCTTGGCAGGAGGCCCGTAGGCTGACACTGAGCGTTTATCAAGCGACCAGTTTATTTCCAAAAAATGAGATATATGGTTTGACTAGTCAAATGCGTCGTGCGGCAGTGTCGGTCTGTTCTAATATAGCCGAGGGTTTTTCTCGAAAATCACGGGCGGAAAAAATACAATTTTACACCATAGCCAAGAGTTCTTTAACAGAATTGCAAAATCAGCTTATTATTTCTCTTGATGTTCATTATTTAGACAAAGAAGTTTTTCAAAGAATTTCCCTAGTATCCGTTGGCTGTTGTAAGCTGTTGTCAGGTTTGATTCGCACTGCTGAAAATAAGCAGTAA
- a CDS encoding GNAT family protein encodes MEKDRVVFLKGLRGTVLRPMNKETDLDFFYRGINNPEANHYLQRYLPQTKADEEKWFDAMVGRTDRLILAVETPDGELLGSVGLHEIDWRNQVGTMGIALFAKDQWHKGYGKDAVMALLEYAFMRLNLRKVRSKVYSINQRSLALHRSCGGVQEGTARQEIFIDGQFHDVLYFGIFRSEWEVFFASYKEGSVVKKS; translated from the coding sequence ATGGAAAAAGACAGAGTAGTGTTTTTGAAAGGTTTGCGTGGGACTGTTTTGCGGCCGATGAACAAAGAAACAGATTTAGATTTCTTTTATCGGGGGATTAACAATCCGGAAGCTAATCATTATTTGCAACGTTATTTACCACAGACCAAGGCAGATGAGGAAAAATGGTTTGACGCTATGGTTGGTCGTACCGATAGGCTAATACTGGCGGTCGAAACTCCGGATGGTGAGCTGCTTGGTAGTGTTGGTCTGCATGAAATTGACTGGCGCAACCAAGTCGGGACCATGGGCATTGCTCTCTTTGCCAAAGACCAGTGGCACAAGGGCTACGGTAAAGATGCCGTCATGGCTTTGCTGGAATACGCCTTTATGCGGTTGAATCTGCGAAAGGTGCGTTCCAAGGTTTATTCGATAAACCAGCGAAGTTTGGCGCTGCACCGTTCCTGCGGCGGAGTGCAGGAAGGCACTGCTCGTCAGGAAATATTTATCGATGGTCAGTTTCACGACGTGCTATACTTTGGTATTTTCCGGTCAGAATGGGAAGTGTTTTTTGCTTCTTACAAGGAAGGGTCGGTAGTCAAAAAATCTTAG
- a CDS encoding Hsp20/alpha crystallin family protein, translating to MDLKEFFITPQDFTENDLQQLEEHTKTDWSSPDVEGQLAVDVFQDQNNIVVKTAIAGVKPEDIQISINGDVLTIRGKRSAHEGVKDEDYYYRECYWGAFSRSVVLPIEVQQDKIEAVLKNGVMTVTLPKAKPEKTVKIRFEE from the coding sequence ATGGATCTCAAAGAATTTTTTATTACTCCTCAGGATTTTACCGAAAACGATTTACAACAACTTGAAGAACACACTAAGACAGATTGGTCGTCGCCGGATGTCGAAGGACAGCTAGCTGTTGATGTTTTTCAAGATCAAAACAATATTGTAGTTAAAACTGCTATTGCCGGAGTGAAACCGGAAGATATTCAGATATCTATCAATGGCGATGTTTTAACTATTAGAGGCAAAAGATCGGCGCACGAAGGAGTAAAGGACGAAGATTATTATTATCGAGAGTGTTATTGGGGGGCTTTTTCTCGGTCGGTAGTTTTGCCTATAGAAGTACAACAAGACAAGATTGAAGCGGTTTTGAAAAACGGCGTGATGACCGTAACATTGCCTAAAGCAAAACCGGAAAAGACGGTAAAAATTAGATTTGAGGAATAA